A stretch of the Pseudoalteromonas marina genome encodes the following:
- a CDS encoding LysM peptidoglycan-binding domain-containing protein has protein sequence MNKSPLILTLALALSGCQTLTTLESDPQVANQANNKLEGASPNDINNALMVNAQYQQLDSDEQDAPVFDDVWERIRYQLSINVPQNRPVVTERNYYAKHQRYLDRISKRAEPYLHFIVEEVEKREMPIEIALLPIVESAFDPFGYSHRTASGIWQFMPQTGERFDLKQNWWYDGRRDIVQSTRAALDYLSYLHKTLEGDWLNAIAAYNSGEGRLMRAIKKNRKKHLPTDFWSLDLPRETTAYVPKLLALADLLKRSDEFNVSWKPIINAQVVEVVDVGSQIDLALAAEMADMTLTELYRLNPGFNRWATDPNGPHSLLLPIDKAQQFSEKLANTDIKNRLRWQRYVVKSGDSLSVIAKKFTTSTSAIRSLNKLNSNTIRIGQELLVPLTDGAINSEHLPKQMRMAANKTSRTKLSHTVKSGDTLWDISREYDVTMDELAKWNKLKKSAVLRLNQKLTVYKSQNKTTSAPKSTNRTITYKVRRGDSLARIASKFNLTVSEIIKWNNLAGQKYLQPGQKLKLKVDVRSS, from the coding sequence ATGAATAAATCTCCTCTTATATTAACCTTGGCGCTTGCGCTAAGTGGTTGTCAAACATTGACTACCTTAGAATCAGACCCTCAGGTCGCAAATCAAGCTAATAATAAGCTTGAAGGTGCAAGCCCAAATGATATTAACAATGCATTAATGGTAAACGCGCAATATCAACAACTAGATAGCGATGAACAAGATGCGCCGGTATTTGACGATGTATGGGAGCGTATTCGTTACCAATTGTCGATTAATGTTCCTCAAAACCGCCCGGTTGTGACCGAGCGAAATTATTATGCGAAGCATCAACGTTATTTAGACCGTATTTCAAAGCGTGCAGAGCCGTACCTTCACTTTATTGTTGAAGAAGTGGAAAAACGCGAGATGCCAATCGAAATTGCGCTCCTTCCTATTGTAGAAAGCGCTTTTGATCCCTTTGGCTACTCTCACAGAACCGCCTCGGGTATTTGGCAATTTATGCCACAAACGGGTGAGCGCTTTGATTTAAAACAAAACTGGTGGTACGACGGCCGCCGAGATATTGTGCAATCTACCCGTGCAGCGCTAGATTACTTATCTTATCTTCACAAAACACTTGAAGGTGATTGGCTCAATGCCATAGCCGCCTATAACTCCGGTGAAGGGCGGCTGATGCGCGCAATTAAAAAAAATCGTAAAAAGCATTTGCCCACCGATTTTTGGTCATTAGATTTACCAAGAGAAACCACAGCTTACGTACCAAAGCTACTGGCACTAGCTGACTTATTAAAACGTTCGGATGAATTTAATGTATCGTGGAAACCCATTATCAACGCCCAAGTAGTAGAAGTAGTTGATGTAGGCTCACAAATAGACCTAGCACTTGCCGCCGAAATGGCCGACATGACATTAACAGAGCTTTACAGATTAAACCCTGGGTTTAACCGTTGGGCTACAGATCCAAATGGCCCCCACTCTTTGCTTTTACCTATTGATAAAGCGCAGCAGTTTTCTGAAAAGCTTGCCAATACTGATATTAAAAATAGGCTTCGCTGGCAACGATACGTGGTAAAAAGCGGCGACAGCTTATCTGTAATTGCTAAAAAGTTTACCACTAGCACCAGCGCAATTAGATCTTTGAACAAGCTTAATTCAAATACGATACGCATTGGACAAGAGCTACTAGTCCCGTTAACCGATGGTGCAATAAATAGCGAGCACTTACCAAAGCAAATGCGTATGGCTGCAAATAAAACATCACGCACTAAGCTTTCGCATACCGTAAAAAGTGGCGATACCTTATGGGATATCAGCCGCGAATACGATGTGACTATGGATGAATTGGCAAAGTGGAATAAACTTAAAAAAAGCGCTGTGCTACGCTTAAATCAAAAGCTCACAGTGTATAAATCACAAAATAAAACGACCAGCGCACCAAAAAGCACTAATCGCACGATTACGTACAAAGTACGAAGAGGCGATTCACTTGCGCGTATTGCGTCTAAGTTTAATTTAACGGTAAGCGAAATTATCAAATGGAATAATTTAGCAGGTCAAAAGTACTTGCAACCGGGGCAAAAATTAAAGCTTAAAGTGGACGTAAGAAGTAGTTAA
- a CDS encoding flavodoxin has translation MAHISIFVGTVNGGAERLSDDIAATIKQAGHSAAVITEASLDDIKNASNILIVTSTTGQGDVPSNLAGLYYALNSSFPMLTDKPFGVVAMGDRSYGDTFCGAGRSFDELLRDLQAKPVGNRLEIDACEDFEPWPVTEPWLKTWLEKLPG, from the coding sequence ATGGCACATATTAGTATTTTTGTGGGCACTGTAAATGGTGGTGCTGAACGTTTAAGTGATGATATAGCTGCAACTATTAAGCAGGCGGGTCATAGCGCAGCGGTCATCACAGAGGCTTCGCTTGACGATATTAAAAACGCATCAAACATATTAATTGTTACCTCAACGACAGGACAGGGTGACGTGCCAAGTAACCTAGCTGGCTTATATTATGCACTTAATAGTAGTTTCCCTATGCTTACAGACAAGCCATTTGGAGTGGTGGCTATGGGTGACAGAAGCTATGGTGATACTTTTTGCGGTGCAGGTCGAAGCTTTGATGAACTATTACGTGATTTACAAGCAAAGCCTGTCGGTAACCGTTTAGAAATTGACGCGTGTGAAGATTTTGAGCCTTGGCCAGTGACAGAGCCTTGGTTAAAAACATGGCTTGAAAAGCTCCCAGGTTAA
- the truC gene encoding tRNA pseudouridine(65) synthase TruC, with protein sequence MSERLAPIEYGELDILYQDENFVAINKPSGLLVHRSFLDKHETQFAMQMLRDQLGQHVFPVHRLDRPTSGVLLFALSSEAARDMNQLFIEGTIAKRYLALVRGFAPDSVFLDKPLKEELDKIADKFADQNKAPQEAQTQFNCLYQAALPIPIGKYPTVRYSLVECFPKTGRKHQIRRHLKHLSLPIIGDVNHGDNQHNQFFREYFELRRLMLFATELSFVHPYTNKAITIKAPLGHDMLQICEQLGWPNEEKDY encoded by the coding sequence ATGAGTGAGCGCCTAGCGCCTATTGAATACGGCGAACTCGACATTTTGTATCAAGACGAAAACTTTGTAGCCATTAATAAACCGTCAGGGCTATTGGTACATCGTTCCTTTTTAGATAAACATGAAACTCAATTTGCGATGCAAATGTTGCGCGATCAGTTAGGGCAACATGTGTTTCCAGTTCACAGGCTAGATAGACCTACGTCGGGTGTGCTGCTATTTGCTTTAAGCTCTGAAGCCGCGCGCGATATGAATCAGTTATTCATTGAAGGTACTATTGCTAAGCGATATTTAGCTCTAGTACGCGGATTTGCCCCTGATTCGGTTTTTTTAGATAAGCCTTTAAAAGAAGAGCTTGATAAAATTGCCGATAAATTTGCAGATCAGAATAAAGCACCACAGGAGGCGCAAACTCAGTTTAATTGTTTGTACCAAGCTGCATTACCCATTCCAATAGGCAAATACCCAACGGTTAGGTACTCATTAGTTGAGTGTTTTCCTAAGACAGGGCGCAAGCATCAGATTCGCCGGCATTTAAAACATTTATCATTACCAATAATTGGTGATGTTAATCATGGCGACAATCAACATAACCAATTTTTTAGGGAGTATTTTGAATTACGACGCTTAATGCTGTTTGCAACTGAGCTGAGTTTTGTGCACCCTTACACCAACAAAGCAATAACGATTAAAGCGCCACTAGGACATGATATGCTACAGATTTGTGAGCAACTTGGTTGGCCAAACGAAGAGAAGGATTATTAA
- a CDS encoding YqcC family protein, which produces MFQQTQAYLVQLKALLQKHQLWQCEPISAEALNSSVPFCHDSMAFEQWLQFVFIEKMQHLITYKQPLPRNFAIAPMAQMTLINKSGGNEIIEVLTQLDALLGKPHE; this is translated from the coding sequence ATGTTCCAACAGACCCAAGCTTATTTAGTGCAATTAAAAGCGCTATTACAAAAGCATCAACTTTGGCAATGTGAGCCAATTTCAGCAGAGGCACTAAATTCTAGTGTTCCCTTTTGTCACGATTCGATGGCGTTTGAGCAGTGGCTACAGTTTGTCTTTATTGAAAAAATGCAGCATTTGATTACTTATAAGCAACCATTACCGCGAAACTTTGCAATTGCCCCCATGGCGCAAATGACCTTGATTAATAAATCAGGTGGAAATGAAATTATAGAGGTGCTGACACAGCTAGATGCACTATTAGGAAAACCGCATGAGTGA
- a CDS encoding DUF3549 family protein encodes MSDQIATLGQLLDGAGTQWRAFDIGRHITKLDKQQFLAIEQAQVPYPYPLAGHAWLAIQFWDAKASKEPYVWFLKFPLDEQSKLVSASRDHFADMVVQALGTEITGEKADGKLDNNPYVFTPNANKLAAFNAQVKVLLKQPASQYYEYAQLYFSAKLGFDNWQSVALQGIADFALRLDNDQNLSNLQKAWAHLPLEVLQPLSAMLEHVAIPSTLSELLLAQGQTAINNSDTIVLTAALRSMSKGQAQGLCAQLVDATLNSALKSDSDVLLTIAGRCFVQLEDPERLHIFMDNCAQHQKIEALFPSIFADLVAIPTIRPHLLGLLRKEDRSEALARAIGRLFS; translated from the coding sequence ATGAGTGATCAAATAGCAACCTTAGGCCAACTTTTAGATGGTGCTGGCACGCAATGGCGGGCTTTTGATATTGGCAGGCACATTACTAAACTCGATAAACAACAGTTTTTAGCTATTGAACAAGCCCAAGTACCTTACCCTTATCCGCTTGCTGGTCATGCGTGGCTAGCAATTCAGTTCTGGGATGCCAAAGCGAGCAAAGAACCCTATGTGTGGTTTTTAAAATTTCCGCTAGATGAGCAAAGTAAACTAGTTAGTGCAAGTCGTGATCACTTTGCCGATATGGTTGTTCAAGCTCTTGGCACTGAAATTACAGGTGAAAAAGCAGATGGTAAGCTTGATAACAATCCTTATGTGTTTACGCCTAATGCAAATAAACTGGCTGCATTTAACGCGCAAGTTAAAGTGTTACTAAAGCAACCTGCTTCACAATATTACGAATACGCTCAGCTATACTTTAGTGCAAAGTTAGGCTTTGATAATTGGCAAAGTGTGGCACTACAAGGCATTGCTGATTTTGCGCTGCGCCTAGATAACGATCAAAACTTAAGTAACTTACAAAAAGCCTGGGCACATTTACCCCTTGAAGTATTGCAGCCACTAAGTGCAATGCTTGAACATGTTGCAATACCATCAACACTGAGTGAGCTTTTACTCGCGCAGGGTCAAACAGCTATTAATAATAGTGATACTATAGTTTTAACCGCTGCACTACGCTCAATGTCTAAGGGTCAGGCACAAGGTTTATGCGCGCAGCTTGTTGATGCAACATTGAATTCAGCTCTTAAAAGCGACTCTGACGTACTTTTAACAATTGCTGGGCGTTGTTTTGTTCAGTTAGAAGACCCTGAACGATTGCATATATTTATGGATAATTGTGCTCAACATCAAAAAATAGAGGCGCTTTTTCCAAGTATTTTTGCTGACTTAGTTGCAATACCGACCATTCGACCTCACCTATTAGGTTTATTACGAAAAGAAGATCGAAGCGAAGCCCTCGCTCGTGCAATTGGAAGGTTATTCTCTTAA
- a CDS encoding DUF3301 domain-containing protein produces the protein MASLWTFILIGSVIYLFWLNRKVAEAANVHAKRQCEQLNVQLMSVACTKRRFGFLKSGKPGIKSEFSFEFSSDGENAYQGMLIMENEFLKSVVVPPHKI, from the coding sequence ATGGCAAGTTTATGGACGTTTATATTAATTGGTAGTGTTATTTATTTGTTTTGGCTAAATAGAAAAGTCGCCGAAGCGGCTAATGTTCATGCTAAACGTCAATGTGAGCAATTAAATGTGCAACTTATGAGTGTTGCGTGCACTAAGCGCCGTTTTGGTTTTCTAAAAAGTGGTAAACCGGGAATAAAAAGTGAGTTTTCATTTGAGTTTTCAAGTGACGGTGAAAATGCGTATCAGGGAATGCTTATTATGGAAAATGAGTTTTTAAAAAGTGTTGTCGTTCCACCACACAAAATCTAA
- a CDS encoding GNAT family N-acetyltransferase has protein sequence MSITAQEETFSVQYIEAEDISTAASLIYQAYHDDPVLKTMLGYDGKNKAVYEKKLRALIREELSSFWQEKQPLIGLYRSGKLKAVACMFDSLSQLQAQRYWHWRLKLMLSAGYLQTNQLIEKEQTIRDTLKEKGRYYFLAFIAVDPHFHGQGFGRYLLRGLDELVKANSESSGLAVFVTRSEHTELFKSEGFLTFKQLTFNQVAGELLFKSASG, from the coding sequence ATGAGTATAACCGCACAAGAAGAAACGTTCAGCGTACAATACATTGAAGCAGAAGATATAAGCACTGCCGCAAGTTTAATTTATCAGGCATACCATGATGACCCTGTACTAAAAACAATGCTAGGTTATGATGGAAAAAATAAAGCCGTTTACGAGAAAAAGTTACGAGCATTAATACGTGAAGAACTCAGTAGTTTTTGGCAAGAAAAGCAACCACTAATAGGGCTTTATCGCAGTGGCAAATTAAAAGCAGTGGCCTGTATGTTTGATTCTTTAAGTCAACTTCAAGCTCAGCGTTATTGGCATTGGCGCTTAAAATTAATGCTGAGTGCGGGTTACTTACAAACTAACCAGTTAATAGAAAAAGAACAAACTATTAGAGATACACTAAAAGAAAAAGGCCGTTATTACTTTTTAGCTTTTATTGCAGTGGATCCGCATTTTCATGGTCAAGGGTTTGGTCGGTATTTACTCAGAGGGCTTGATGAGCTGGTAAAGGCAAATAGTGAGTCTTCTGGATTGGCAGTATTTGTAACGCGTAGTGAGCATACAGAACTTTTTAAATCTGAAGGATTTTTGACTTTTAAACAGCTCACGTTTAACCAAGTTGCTGGTGAGTTACTGTTTAAAAGTGCATCGGGTTAA
- a CDS encoding DUF2789 domain-containing protein yields the protein MDTTKHDIHTLFAQLGLPNSESQIDQFIASHELKDTTLLQDAAFWDEAQQHFLAESLAEDGAWSEVIDELDVRLRQGK from the coding sequence ATGGATACTACTAAACACGATATTCATACATTATTTGCACAACTTGGTTTACCAAATTCAGAATCTCAAATAGATCAATTTATTGCTTCACATGAGTTAAAAGACACAACACTGCTTCAAGATGCAGCATTTTGGGATGAAGCACAGCAACACTTTTTAGCGGAATCGCTTGCTGAAGATGGCGCATGGAGTGAAGTGATTGATGAGTTAGATGTTCGTCTTCGCCAAGGCAAATAG
- a CDS encoding Zn-ribbon-containing protein gives MFVVDLTFDCYQDTTLEQAEQAINRLVNALRFNGQIMGEEFPTVLKDGFFITRVMCPTEDAMHPLNNSPFVKHSIEKLHNAGLLAPKVKVIGQDIHSNGADCCTEPSSYILYTTYVHTCSPLYCGDDFLPVPLFRIPAIANGDYKTLIKWQEDWQACDQIQINGATRCEFPALEEISSTKSDLYRRGKDITKRISFLTKKPVYYYLYRVGGVDKASELERKCPSCNGDWKLDEPWFGLFDFRCEPCGLVSNVSWDFQ, from the coding sequence ATGTTTGTTGTTGATTTAACATTTGATTGCTACCAAGACACCACCCTAGAACAAGCCGAACAAGCCATAAACCGCTTAGTAAATGCGCTTCGCTTTAATGGCCAAATAATGGGGGAAGAGTTCCCCACCGTTTTAAAAGACGGCTTTTTCATAACCCGTGTTATGTGCCCAACTGAAGACGCTATGCATCCACTAAATAATAGCCCTTTTGTTAAACACAGCATTGAAAAACTCCATAACGCTGGTTTATTGGCTCCCAAAGTAAAAGTGATTGGCCAAGATATTCACTCTAATGGAGCGGATTGCTGCACTGAGCCGTCAAGTTACATCTTATATACTACTTATGTGCATACCTGTAGCCCTCTTTATTGTGGCGACGACTTTTTACCTGTGCCTCTATTTCGCATCCCTGCTATTGCCAATGGTGATTACAAAACGCTAATTAAGTGGCAAGAAGATTGGCAAGCATGCGATCAAATACAAATTAATGGCGCAACACGCTGTGAGTTTCCTGCCCTTGAGGAAATATCCAGTACTAAAAGTGATTTATATCGCCGCGGAAAAGACATCACCAAACGCATTAGTTTTTTAACTAAAAAGCCGGTTTACTATTACTTATATCGAGTTGGTGGTGTGGATAAAGCCTCTGAGCTTGAGCGTAAATGTCCAAGCTGTAATGGCGATTGGAAACTAGATGAGCCTTGGTTTGGGCTATTTGATTTTAGGTGTGAACCGTGTGGTTTAGTCTCTAATGTGTCGTGGGACTTTCAATAG
- the syd gene encoding SecY-interacting protein: MSVALLLEQLHHQFSENTLKNTAKYPLIAHDEQWPSPCELGEVDEQGNIQWQGVRQQPAGSLNNLAKALELEFPTALSELYGHMYGGSVLAIIDGHQIELLQAWNRDDFDMLQQNITGHVLMKRKLKQPETVFIGLTDKEDLLVSVLIHSGEVCLEHVGKKTHHVLAPNIESFLKALEV, from the coding sequence ATGTCTGTAGCATTGCTTTTAGAACAACTTCACCATCAATTTAGCGAAAACACCCTCAAAAACACTGCTAAGTACCCACTTATAGCACACGATGAACAATGGCCGAGTCCGTGTGAGCTAGGCGAGGTTGACGAGCAAGGAAATATTCAATGGCAAGGCGTACGTCAGCAGCCAGCAGGCTCATTAAACAATTTAGCTAAGGCATTAGAGCTTGAGTTTCCAACAGCGTTAAGCGAACTTTATGGGCACATGTACGGTGGTAGCGTATTGGCAATTATTGACGGACATCAAATTGAACTGTTGCAAGCATGGAATAGAGACGACTTCGATATGCTTCAACAAAACATCACTGGTCATGTTTTAATGAAACGAAAGCTAAAACAACCCGAAACTGTGTTTATTGGTTTAACAGATAAAGAAGATTTACTGGTCAGTGTGTTAATTCATTCTGGAGAGGTGTGTCTAGAGCACGTCGGTAAAAAAACGCACCATGTACTTGCACCAAATATAGAGTCGTTTTTAAAAGCGCTTGAAGTATAA
- the queF gene encoding NADPH-dependent 7-cyano-7-deazaguanine reductase QueF (Catalyzes the NADPH-dependent reduction of 7-cyano-7-deazaguanine (preQ0) to 7-aminomethyl-7-deazaguanine (preQ1) in queuosine biosynthesis) → MTDYSNSPDLKGSVLGQSTEYVDDYTPSLLFPIARKLNRDALNIDEAELPFKGQDIWTGYELSWLNAKGKPQVAVALFTFACQSSHIIESKSFKLYLNSFNQTRFESINTVKQHLIDDLSGAVNSPVQVTLYKADDFNCLPCTALPGECIDDLDIEIDNYDIDAYSLKAHSDEIVTETLNSHLLKSNCLITSQPDWASIIIRYTGEKICRESLLRYLISFRTHNEFHEQCVERIYSDLTTQLNIKELEVYARYTRRGGLDINPYRSTHYNETPFAVKINRQ, encoded by the coding sequence ATGACAGATTACAGCAACTCTCCAGACCTTAAAGGCAGTGTATTAGGACAATCTACTGAGTATGTAGACGACTATACGCCAAGCTTGCTTTTCCCAATTGCGCGCAAGCTAAATCGTGATGCTTTAAATATTGATGAAGCCGAACTGCCATTTAAAGGCCAAGATATTTGGACAGGTTACGAACTTTCGTGGTTAAACGCCAAAGGTAAACCGCAAGTGGCTGTCGCCTTATTTACTTTTGCATGCCAAAGCAGCCACATTATTGAGTCTAAATCGTTTAAGCTTTATTTGAACAGCTTTAATCAAACTCGTTTTGAGAGCATAAACACAGTTAAGCAACATTTAATCGATGACTTATCAGGCGCAGTTAATAGTCCGGTACAAGTAACCCTATACAAAGCGGACGATTTTAACTGTTTACCCTGTACTGCGCTGCCTGGGGAATGCATTGATGATTTAGATATTGAAATAGATAACTATGATATTGATGCCTATTCACTTAAAGCTCATAGCGATGAAATAGTGACCGAAACACTCAATAGCCATTTGCTAAAATCTAATTGCTTAATAACGTCTCAACCAGATTGGGCGAGCATTATTATAAGATACACAGGCGAGAAGATATGTCGTGAATCGCTGCTACGTTATTTAATATCGTTTAGAACACATAACGAGTTTCATGAGCAATGTGTAGAGCGCATTTATAGTGACTTAACCACGCAACTCAACATTAAAGAGCTTGAAGTGTATGCACGTTATACACGCCGAGGCGGATTAGACATAAACCCATACCGTTCTACGCATTATAACGAAACACCGTTTGCCGTTAAGATTAATCGTCAGTAA
- a CDS encoding peptidylprolyl isomerase: MKTRFSIYVMALLLSGCATTANNKSVINIQTPLSANDVIKNATADEWQVVDPQNILKITLPTGSAYIALNPQLAPKHTQHIKTLAQEGFYKNTRVYRFVEGFVAQGGDSSGKKEIKTANKTVPAEFYLPTSQPLKITELKGDGYAPVTGFLNGFAVAQNQTQTQTWQVHCNGVFAMARANDINSASTEFFVTIGQGPRYLDKNITVFGRVLEGMEHFNRLQRLPTEGLAFNPITNIEVLADVNSDVTVFKVMKTNSASFKQLIDARKSRTEPWFVQSYNYVDVCGMPIPTKRVI, from the coding sequence ATGAAAACACGTTTTTCAATTTATGTAATGGCTCTTTTGCTGAGCGGCTGCGCTACAACAGCTAACAATAAATCCGTTATAAATATACAAACACCACTTAGTGCCAATGATGTAATAAAAAATGCAACTGCAGATGAGTGGCAAGTAGTCGATCCTCAAAATATTTTAAAAATAACCTTACCTACTGGTTCGGCTTACATAGCATTAAATCCGCAACTAGCTCCAAAACACACGCAACATATTAAAACGTTGGCGCAAGAAGGCTTTTATAAAAACACCCGTGTTTATCGTTTTGTAGAAGGGTTTGTAGCACAAGGTGGCGACAGCTCGGGTAAAAAAGAAATAAAAACAGCGAATAAAACCGTACCTGCAGAGTTTTATTTACCAACATCGCAACCACTAAAAATTACCGAGTTAAAAGGCGATGGATACGCGCCTGTTACGGGGTTTTTAAATGGTTTTGCTGTTGCGCAAAATCAAACACAGACTCAAACATGGCAAGTGCATTGCAATGGTGTATTTGCAATGGCACGCGCTAATGATATAAACAGCGCAAGTACTGAGTTTTTTGTCACTATTGGGCAAGGCCCTCGTTACCTTGATAAAAACATTACCGTGTTTGGAAGAGTGCTTGAAGGTATGGAACACTTTAATCGTTTGCAGCGTTTACCCACTGAGGGACTGGCGTTTAATCCAATAACAAATATTGAAGTGTTGGCTGATGTTAATAGCGATGTAACAGTATTCAAGGTAATGAAGACAAACTCAGCATCGTTCAAGCAACTGATAGATGCACGTAAAAGCCGAACGGAACCCTGGTTTGTCCAATCGTATAATTACGTTGATGTATGTGGTATGCCTATCCCAACAAAGCGTGTTATTTAA